In one Micromonospora polyrhachis genomic region, the following are encoded:
- a CDS encoding SDR family oxidoreductase — translation MGTYAVTGAASGMGKAAAERLRGDGHSVIGVDLRNVEVIADLSTPQGRAAAAAEVLDRAGGRLDGAVCAAGLGGIPGRDSLVQQVNYFGVVDLLEAWRPALAAAGNSKVVVFGSNSVTLTPMVPEKAVRALLDRKPAKALRVVGRFGKRSAPFAYASSKLAVTRWARRAAISPQWAGAGIRVNILAPGIIATPLLDEQIARGEKASVEQLAVPIGGRGNPKDVGEWVAFMLSPAADFLCGSVIFLDGGSDAYFRTDDWPVSTGPAGVIRYMRRAKAWRNRH, via the coding sequence ATGGGTACGTACGCGGTAACCGGTGCCGCCTCGGGCATGGGCAAGGCCGCAGCCGAGCGGCTGCGTGGCGACGGGCACAGCGTCATCGGCGTCGACCTACGTAACGTCGAGGTCATCGCCGACCTGTCCACGCCGCAGGGGCGTGCGGCAGCGGCGGCCGAGGTGCTGGACCGCGCCGGCGGCCGACTCGACGGCGCGGTCTGCGCCGCCGGGCTCGGCGGCATCCCGGGCCGGGACAGCCTCGTCCAGCAGGTCAACTACTTCGGCGTCGTGGACCTGCTCGAAGCGTGGCGGCCGGCGCTGGCCGCAGCCGGCAACAGCAAGGTCGTGGTGTTCGGGTCGAACTCCGTCACGCTCACCCCGATGGTGCCGGAGAAGGCCGTACGCGCCCTACTCGACCGGAAGCCCGCAAAGGCACTGCGGGTGGTGGGGCGTTTCGGTAAACGCTCGGCACCTTTCGCGTACGCGAGTTCCAAGCTGGCCGTGACGCGGTGGGCGCGTCGCGCCGCGATCTCACCGCAGTGGGCCGGTGCCGGCATCCGGGTCAACATCCTCGCCCCCGGCATCATCGCCACACCACTGCTCGACGAGCAGATCGCCCGGGGCGAGAAGGCCTCGGTCGAGCAGTTGGCCGTGCCGATCGGTGGGCGCGGCAATCCGAAGGACGTCGGCGAATGGGTCGCGTTCATGTTGTCACCGGCCGCCGACTTCCTCTGCGGCTCGGTGATCTTCCTGGACGGCGGTTCCGACGCCTACTTCCGCACCGACGACTGGCCCGTCTCGACTGGCCCAGCCGGGGTGATCCGTTACATGCGACGCGCCAAGGCATGGCGTAACCGCCACTGA
- a CDS encoding IS30 family transposase translates to MFEIRKDRAPQGRKKLHAERQAYLDLVAQGVGTAQACRIVGVNRRTGHRWRHGRKSRAGQEAQPPARPGTSSGRFLSVDDRILIADLRREGRSLRSIAAEVGRDPSTISRELRRNAHPGTGDYRPHAAQARAEQRRPRPKTGKLAANPRLRQAVQDGLDRKWSPEQIVQRLRRDFPDQPGMHVTHETIYQALYVQGRGELRRELTRALRTGRAVRRPRRQPGQRQPRFTAPMVMISDRPAEADDRAVPGHWEGDLIIGKDSASAIGTLVERATRYVLLVHLGRGRTAERVRDALQATVATLPAHLKRSLTWDQGTEMALHHQFSTAADIPVYFCDPHSPWQRGSNENTNGLLRQYFPKGTDLAVHAPEHLAAVAAELNGRPRKTLGWDTPAERIAKLLTEAS, encoded by the coding sequence GTGTTCGAGATCCGTAAGGACCGGGCGCCTCAGGGCCGGAAGAAGTTGCATGCTGAGCGTCAGGCTTATCTTGATCTTGTGGCGCAGGGTGTAGGTACCGCACAGGCGTGTCGGATCGTCGGGGTCAACCGGCGTACTGGCCATCGTTGGCGGCACGGGCGGAAGTCCCGGGCCGGGCAGGAGGCGCAACCTCCTGCCCGGCCCGGGACTTCCTCCGGTCGGTTTCTGTCCGTGGACGACCGGATCCTGATCGCTGACCTGCGGCGCGAGGGCAGGTCGCTTCGGTCGATCGCAGCCGAGGTGGGGCGGGATCCGTCCACGATCAGCCGTGAACTGCGCCGTAATGCCCATCCCGGGACAGGGGACTACCGCCCTCACGCGGCTCAGGCACGGGCCGAACAGCGGCGCCCACGGCCGAAGACGGGCAAGCTCGCCGCGAACCCGCGGCTACGCCAGGCAGTGCAGGACGGCTTGGACCGTAAGTGGAGCCCGGAACAGATCGTGCAACGGTTGCGGCGAGACTTCCCCGACCAGCCAGGGATGCACGTGACCCACGAAACGATCTACCAGGCGCTCTACGTGCAGGGACGCGGTGAGCTACGCCGCGAGCTGACTCGGGCGCTGCGTACCGGCCGCGCGGTCCGCCGCCCGCGCCGCCAACCCGGACAACGTCAGCCTCGCTTCACCGCGCCCATGGTGATGATCAGCGACCGGCCCGCCGAAGCCGACGACCGGGCCGTGCCCGGCCACTGGGAAGGCGACCTCATCATCGGTAAGGACAGCGCCTCGGCCATCGGCACCCTGGTGGAACGCGCTACCCGCTACGTCCTGTTGGTGCACCTGGGTCGCGGTCGTACCGCTGAGCGTGTCCGTGACGCGCTGCAGGCCACCGTCGCCACCCTGCCGGCCCACCTCAAACGATCCCTGACCTGGGACCAAGGCACCGAAATGGCCCTGCACCACCAGTTCAGCACCGCTGCGGACATTCCCGTCTACTTCTGTGATCCACACTCGCCCTGGCAACGCGGCTCCAACGAGAACACCAACGGTCTGCTTCGCCAGTACTTCCCCAAAGGCACCGACCTCGCCGTCCACGCCCCGGAGCACCTCGCCGCCGTCGCCGCCGAACTCAACGGCCGACCACGCAAAACACTCGGCTGGGACACCCCAGCCGAGCGCATCGCTAAGCTTCTGACCGAAGCCAGTTGA
- a CDS encoding 3-ketosteroid-delta-1-dehydrogenase translates to MPVPRHPQSTTVDLVVVGSGTGLAAALSAHEAGLSVVVVEKSRWVGGSTARSGGAFWIPANPVLTDEGSGDTYERGAAYLEAVVAGSAPAERWRSFLDHGTATIEMLRRTTPMRFFWARGYADYHPELPGGAAVGRSCECRPLDLKLLGPDRKRLRPAVLSAPVPMPVTGADYKWLNLMAKNPRRAIPRIATRIVQGVGGLVLGREYAAGGQAIAAGMFAGVRRAGIPVWTETSLERLLVEGDRVVGVELRHDETTSTVRAERGVVLATGGFDHNLPLRHAHHHQDLQDWSLGADTNTGDGIHAAQEVGAGTDLMEQVWWFPAVAPIGDAAPQVLLAERSLPGSLIVDDTGRRFINESRDYMSFGQRALDLARERGSLPNMWLVFDQRYRNSYVFAGTYFPRAPLPKSWYEAGVAHRAGNPRDLARSMGVDADALHATLARFNQFAAAGVDDDFHRGASAYDRYYGDPTVTPNPNLRPLSGNLYAVKIVLSDLGTCGGIQADGLGRALSAAGVPIPGLYAIGNAAANAFGRTYPGAGATIGQGLVYGYVVGRHAAGKLPTQARPEGR, encoded by the coding sequence ATGCCCGTCCCCCGGCATCCCCAGTCGACCACGGTCGACCTCGTCGTGGTCGGCTCCGGCACCGGCCTGGCCGCCGCCCTCAGCGCCCACGAGGCCGGCTTGTCCGTCGTGGTCGTGGAGAAGTCGCGCTGGGTCGGCGGCTCCACGGCCCGCTCCGGCGGTGCCTTCTGGATCCCCGCCAATCCCGTGCTAACCGACGAGGGCTCCGGCGACACGTACGAGCGCGGAGCCGCGTACCTGGAGGCCGTGGTCGCCGGCTCCGCCCCGGCGGAACGCTGGCGCAGCTTCCTCGACCACGGCACCGCCACCATCGAAATGCTCCGCCGGACCACCCCGATGCGGTTCTTCTGGGCCCGCGGTTACGCCGACTACCACCCCGAACTGCCCGGTGGCGCGGCCGTCGGGCGCAGCTGCGAGTGCCGTCCCCTCGACCTGAAGCTCCTCGGCCCCGACCGCAAGCGCCTCCGCCCCGCCGTCCTCTCCGCGCCCGTCCCCATGCCGGTCACCGGCGCGGACTACAAATGGCTCAACCTGATGGCCAAGAACCCTCGGCGCGCGATCCCCCGCATCGCGACCCGCATCGTGCAAGGGGTCGGCGGCCTGGTGCTGGGACGCGAGTACGCCGCCGGCGGGCAGGCCATCGCCGCCGGCATGTTCGCCGGGGTCCGCCGCGCCGGCATCCCGGTCTGGACCGAGACGTCGCTGGAGCGCCTGCTGGTCGAGGGGGACCGGGTCGTCGGGGTCGAGCTGCGCCACGACGAAACGACATCCACCGTACGCGCCGAGCGCGGCGTCGTACTCGCCACCGGCGGCTTCGACCACAACCTGCCGCTCCGGCACGCCCACCACCACCAGGACCTACAGGACTGGAGCCTCGGCGCGGACACCAACACCGGTGACGGAATCCACGCCGCCCAGGAGGTGGGTGCCGGCACCGACCTCATGGAGCAGGTGTGGTGGTTCCCCGCTGTCGCGCCGATCGGCGACGCCGCACCACAGGTGCTCCTCGCCGAACGGTCCCTGCCGGGGTCGCTCATCGTGGACGACACCGGCCGGCGGTTCATCAACGAGTCCCGCGACTACATGAGCTTCGGCCAGCGGGCGCTCGACCTCGCCCGTGAGCGCGGTTCGCTGCCGAACATGTGGCTGGTCTTCGACCAGAGATACCGCAACAGCTACGTATTCGCCGGAACGTACTTCCCTCGGGCTCCGCTGCCGAAGTCCTGGTACGAGGCGGGTGTCGCCCATCGCGCCGGCAACCCCCGCGACCTCGCGCGGTCCATGGGCGTGGACGCCGACGCGCTGCACGCCACCCTGGCGCGGTTCAACCAGTTCGCCGCCGCCGGGGTCGACGACGACTTCCACCGAGGGGCCAGCGCGTACGACCGCTACTACGGCGACCCGACGGTGACGCCCAACCCGAACCTCAGGCCCCTCTCGGGCAACCTGTACGCCGTCAAAATCGTACTGTCCGACCTGGGCACCTGCGGCGGCATCCAGGCCGACGGCCTCGGCCGGGCGCTGTCCGCCGCGGGAGTCCCCATCCCCGGCCTGTACGCGATCGGCAACGCCGCCGCCAACGCGTTCGGCCGCACGTACCCCGGAGCTGGCGCGACCATCGGTCAGGGCCTCGTCTACGGCTACGTCGTCGGGCGCCATGCGGCGGGCAAACTCCCCACCCAGGCTCGGCCCGAGGGCCGCTGA
- a CDS encoding M23 family metallopeptidase yields the protein MLTITAGAIVLAVALVIALVVVPLLRPAGPRPLFQLPVACGETWQLGTYPGHDDYDVDLFPTEGKAWGRPVLASYAGTVTEAGINGSLGGRTPDNPDGPRGRGGGYWVKIDHGGKWETQYLHLLEPPLVREGQRVVQGEQIGRVGSTGNSGAPHLHYEQRRGWEKVETHFDGVPSGITYDDREYTVERTSNNCVPRQP from the coding sequence GTGCTTACGATCACCGCAGGCGCGATCGTCCTCGCCGTTGCTCTGGTCATCGCCCTGGTCGTCGTGCCGCTGCTGCGGCCAGCGGGTCCGCGCCCGCTCTTCCAACTCCCGGTCGCCTGCGGCGAGACCTGGCAGCTCGGTACCTATCCCGGCCACGACGACTACGACGTCGACCTGTTCCCGACCGAGGGCAAGGCGTGGGGACGACCGGTGTTGGCGTCCTACGCCGGCACGGTCACCGAGGCGGGGATCAACGGATCGCTGGGCGGTCGTACGCCCGACAACCCGGACGGCCCGCGCGGCCGGGGCGGCGGCTACTGGGTGAAGATCGATCACGGCGGCAAGTGGGAAACCCAGTACCTCCACCTACTCGAACCGCCGCTTGTTCGAGAAGGTCAACGCGTTGTCCAGGGCGAGCAGATCGGGCGGGTCGGGAGCACCGGCAACTCCGGCGCTCCGCACCTGCACTACGAGCAGCGGCGAGGCTGGGAGAAGGTCGAGACCCACTTCGACGGCGTACCGTCCGGCATCACCTACGACGACCGGGAATACACGGTCGAGCGTACGAGCAACAACTGCGTCCCCAGACAACCGTGA
- a CDS encoding SDR family NAD(P)-dependent oxidoreductase, which translates to MQIPGRVFVVTGGGNGIGRQVALQLLHSGAHVAAVDLDVNRLEETSALAGTAAQRLSTHVVDVTDRHAVDALVGAVLDTHGQVDGVINLAGIVHRFVRIPQLTRDEIERIVNVNFWGTVNVSLAFLPELVKRPAASLVNVSSLSGLVSFAGQAFYSATKGAVKQFTEGLYQELIDTNVAVTVVFPGNISTNISGNSGVRMIDAGGRKVRATTPERTAQKIVRAVEKGTFRVVIGSDARLLDGLSRVAPRLAANIVAKQMKSVL; encoded by the coding sequence ATGCAGATCCCCGGCAGGGTCTTCGTCGTTACCGGCGGCGGCAACGGCATCGGGCGGCAGGTCGCCCTCCAACTGCTGCACAGCGGTGCCCACGTCGCCGCCGTCGACCTCGACGTCAACCGTCTCGAAGAGACCTCCGCACTCGCCGGAACGGCTGCGCAGCGGCTCTCCACGCACGTCGTCGACGTCACAGACCGGCACGCCGTCGACGCCCTCGTCGGTGCCGTACTCGACACCCACGGCCAGGTCGACGGGGTCATCAACCTGGCCGGCATCGTTCACCGTTTCGTCCGGATTCCGCAATTGACCCGTGACGAGATCGAACGCATCGTCAACGTGAACTTCTGGGGCACGGTCAACGTCTCGCTCGCGTTCCTGCCGGAACTGGTGAAGCGTCCTGCGGCCAGCCTGGTGAACGTCTCCAGCCTCTCCGGGCTCGTCTCCTTCGCCGGCCAGGCGTTCTACAGCGCCACCAAGGGGGCGGTCAAACAGTTCACCGAGGGCCTGTACCAGGAACTCATCGACACCAACGTGGCGGTGACCGTCGTCTTCCCGGGCAACATCAGCACCAACATCAGCGGCAATTCCGGCGTACGGATGATCGACGCCGGTGGCCGAAAGGTCCGGGCCACCACGCCGGAGCGTACCGCCCAGAAGATCGTGCGCGCCGTGGAGAAGGGCACGTTCCGTGTCGTCATCGGATCCGACGCCCGCCTGCTCGACGGGCTGTCCCGGGTGGCACCCCGACTGGCCGCGAACATCGTCGCCAAACAGATGAAGTCCGTCCTCTGA
- a CDS encoding NADH:flavin oxidoreductase, with protein sequence MTTTTPIPDPLAPAMLGPVSLRNRVIKSATFEGATPDALVTDRLIEYHTAVGRGGVGMTTVAYLAVAPEGRTERGQVYWRPEALPGLRRLTDAVHATGAKVSAQIGHAGPVANSRSNGLPSLASSARFNPLAMGFDRAATHADIRRVVAAHGQAAASAREVGFDAVEVHLGHTYLAGSFLSPKINRRKDEYGGSLTNRADFPRRILAAVKEAVGDDIAVIAKMNMADGVRGGFDLEESIPFARMLQADGHLDALELTAGSSLLNPMYLFRGDVPLSAMAAAQPPLLRVGMKMFGRFLFHHYPYQPLYFRDMARQFRRELSMPLILLGGVTDLDGMRTAMDDGFEYVAMARALLREPDLINKIQRDRATRSACTHCNLCAASIFTGTHCPLDAEGTAALVDAGTRPVAA encoded by the coding sequence GTGACCACCACTACCCCGATCCCCGACCCACTCGCCCCGGCCATGCTCGGCCCGGTGAGCCTACGCAACCGCGTGATCAAGTCCGCCACCTTCGAGGGGGCGACCCCAGACGCCCTGGTCACCGACCGGCTGATCGAATACCACACCGCTGTCGGTCGGGGTGGCGTCGGCATGACCACCGTCGCCTACCTCGCCGTCGCACCCGAGGGGCGCACCGAACGCGGCCAGGTCTACTGGCGTCCCGAGGCGTTGCCCGGACTGCGCCGGCTGACCGACGCGGTGCACGCCACCGGTGCCAAGGTCAGCGCCCAGATCGGGCACGCGGGGCCGGTGGCGAACTCCCGCTCGAACGGGCTGCCTTCGCTCGCGTCGTCGGCACGGTTCAACCCGCTGGCGATGGGCTTCGATCGCGCCGCGACCCATGCCGACATCCGGCGGGTCGTGGCCGCCCACGGCCAGGCCGCCGCGTCCGCACGCGAGGTCGGCTTCGACGCCGTCGAAGTGCATCTGGGCCACACCTACCTGGCCGGATCGTTCCTGTCCCCCAAGATCAACCGACGCAAGGACGAGTACGGCGGTTCGTTGACCAACCGGGCCGACTTCCCGCGTCGGATCCTGGCCGCCGTCAAGGAGGCCGTGGGCGACGACATCGCCGTCATCGCGAAGATGAACATGGCCGACGGCGTACGGGGCGGCTTCGACCTTGAGGAGTCGATCCCGTTCGCCCGGATGCTCCAGGCCGACGGGCACCTGGACGCCCTCGAACTCACCGCCGGATCGTCGCTGCTCAACCCGATGTACCTGTTCCGTGGTGACGTCCCGCTGTCGGCGATGGCCGCTGCGCAGCCGCCGTTGCTGCGGGTCGGCATGAAGATGTTCGGTCGGTTCCTCTTCCACCACTACCCCTACCAGCCGCTCTACTTCCGCGACATGGCACGCCAGTTCCGCCGCGAGCTGTCCATGCCGCTGATCCTGCTCGGCGGCGTCACCGACCTCGACGGCATGCGGACCGCCATGGACGACGGCTTCGAGTACGTCGCGATGGCCCGCGCCCTGCTGCGGGAGCCCGACCTGATCAACAAGATCCAGCGGGACCGCGCGACCCGGTCGGCCTGCACCCACTGCAACCTCTGCGCCGCCAGCATCTTCACCGGCACCCACTGCCCGCTGGATGCCGAAGGCACCGCCGCACTCGTCGACGCCGGCACCCGGCCCGTCGCTGCCTAG
- a CDS encoding helix-turn-helix domain-containing protein yields the protein MAVRASDPSTSHESPSGVLSSPVVQGWELGIRLRQRREEIGLTATAAGRAAGIIQAYVTGVETGKVKLPAKRLEQLIKIYELEPEDAAELEALRAGATQRGWWHEYSQLFPAEFIRFLGYEAGASSVRTYQSDVIDGLLQTEDYARAVIRGGTTTIRLTEVERRVAARMARQARLTGERPIQISAVLGEGVLRQQVGGPTVMRGQLDHLARLMTERPEQVEIRVMPFSVGAHPALGGAFQILSFAPPQLPDLVWQEILTSIDIIDQSVRVTDYVVTFAETRELTLSSEDSLALIRRIAKEMT from the coding sequence GTGGCAGTACGCGCCTCAGATCCGTCCACTTCGCACGAGTCACCCTCGGGTGTGCTGTCCTCGCCCGTCGTCCAGGGCTGGGAGCTGGGAATACGACTGCGCCAGCGCCGCGAGGAGATCGGTCTGACCGCGACCGCCGCTGGTCGCGCGGCAGGCATCATCCAGGCGTACGTGACCGGCGTGGAGACCGGCAAGGTCAAGCTCCCAGCCAAGCGACTGGAACAACTCATCAAGATCTACGAGCTGGAGCCCGAGGACGCCGCCGAGTTGGAGGCGCTACGAGCCGGTGCCACCCAGCGCGGCTGGTGGCACGAATACTCCCAGCTCTTCCCCGCCGAGTTCATCCGCTTCCTCGGCTACGAAGCGGGTGCTTCATCGGTCCGCACCTATCAGAGCGACGTTATCGATGGACTGCTCCAGACCGAGGACTACGCCCGCGCGGTGATCCGGGGCGGCACCACCACCATTCGACTGACCGAGGTGGAGCGGCGGGTCGCCGCCCGAATGGCCCGGCAGGCTCGACTCACCGGTGAGCGGCCGATCCAGATCAGCGCCGTGTTGGGTGAGGGTGTGCTGCGGCAGCAGGTCGGCGGGCCGACGGTGATGCGTGGCCAGCTCGATCACCTTGCCAGGCTGATGACCGAGCGGCCGGAACAGGTCGAAATCCGGGTCATGCCGTTCTCCGTCGGAGCACATCCCGCGCTCGGCGGAGCGTTCCAGATCCTTTCCTTCGCCCCGCCACAGCTGCCCGACCTGGTTTGGCAAGAGATCCTGACCTCCATCGACATCATCGACCAGTCCGTCCGGGTAACGGACTACGTGGTGACCTTCGCCGAGACGCGCGAGCTGACGTTAAGCTCGGAGGACTCGCTCGCCCTGATCCGGCGGATCGCCAAGGAGATGACGTGA
- a CDS encoding plasmid pRiA4b ORF-3 family protein, with protein sequence MSPVSRGRKGQSKKRAQRRSVPLVVVGDPDPCDCPGCSGEEVDREQLLDGLLAGGVELLDTDDPLDAEMVGASFLATVMAAEPDFEEPLVDGLIPSFEARATPEALAMLLAIGSVARDGRVGKAASAAADRLAEAGTPRPAWVAELNEPVMVTDCRRLSDRQGAGAMFSGVFHRADRSLALLMSVDTPDCGAASQILLIGTDDLPEATRMMRDSLERGGLAFEDAELDPAEFRWQVENALVVRAAHDRELGPLNGVDFADDEEVLDYAVLSVLVGARLAQLPASSKPVLPHEECEHDDDAQLAMLRGLVGQAGRLLARGGPRGRRTPALPPKRKKADGPAPIFQIKVGLRDAKPPIWRRLEVPANVTLAKLHDILQIAFAWEHSHMHVFETPYGEFGVPDPDLGHRSAASVKLEQVAPGEKSKISYTYDFGDSWEHEIVVEKVLDRDKATTYPRCTGGRRAAPPEDCGGIWRYNGLEEILADPEHPEHADMVEWLGLDDPADFDPARFSAEQVNEALAVLR encoded by the coding sequence ATGAGTCCGGTGAGCCGTGGTCGAAAAGGTCAGTCGAAGAAGAGGGCACAGCGGCGCTCGGTGCCGCTGGTGGTGGTTGGTGACCCGGATCCCTGTGACTGTCCGGGGTGTTCCGGGGAGGAAGTCGACCGGGAACAGCTGCTCGACGGTCTGCTTGCCGGTGGGGTCGAGCTGCTCGACACGGACGATCCGCTGGACGCGGAGATGGTGGGTGCCTCCTTTCTGGCGACCGTCATGGCGGCGGAACCAGACTTCGAGGAGCCGCTCGTGGACGGGCTCATCCCGTCGTTCGAGGCGCGGGCCACGCCGGAGGCGCTGGCAATGCTGCTGGCCATCGGTTCGGTGGCCAGGGACGGCCGGGTCGGCAAGGCGGCGTCGGCGGCTGCTGACCGGCTCGCCGAAGCCGGCACTCCTCGACCGGCGTGGGTGGCCGAGCTGAACGAGCCGGTGATGGTCACCGACTGCCGACGACTGAGCGACCGGCAGGGCGCCGGCGCGATGTTCTCCGGCGTGTTCCACCGGGCGGATCGTTCGCTGGCGTTGCTGATGAGCGTGGACACTCCGGACTGCGGAGCGGCGAGCCAGATCCTGCTGATAGGTACGGATGACCTCCCCGAGGCGACGCGAATGATGCGGGACAGCCTCGAACGAGGTGGGCTTGCCTTCGAGGATGCGGAGTTGGATCCGGCTGAGTTTCGCTGGCAGGTGGAGAACGCCCTGGTGGTGCGAGCCGCGCACGACCGCGAGTTGGGCCCGTTGAACGGGGTCGACTTCGCGGATGACGAGGAGGTTCTTGACTACGCGGTCCTGTCGGTGCTGGTGGGGGCGAGGTTGGCCCAACTGCCGGCGTCCAGCAAGCCCGTCCTGCCGCACGAGGAGTGCGAGCATGATGACGACGCCCAGTTGGCGATGCTGCGCGGACTGGTCGGCCAGGCCGGGAGGCTGTTGGCGCGCGGGGGGCCACGCGGTCGGCGTACACCAGCGCTGCCCCCGAAACGCAAGAAGGCGGACGGACCGGCACCCATCTTTCAGATCAAGGTGGGGTTGCGGGATGCGAAGCCACCGATCTGGCGGCGGCTTGAGGTGCCGGCGAATGTGACCCTGGCGAAGTTGCACGACATCCTCCAGATCGCCTTCGCCTGGGAACACAGTCATATGCACGTCTTCGAGACCCCGTACGGCGAGTTTGGCGTCCCCGATCCGGACCTTGGCCACCGTTCGGCGGCGTCGGTGAAGTTGGAGCAGGTCGCCCCGGGGGAGAAGAGCAAAATCAGCTACACGTACGACTTCGGCGACTCCTGGGAGCACGAGATCGTGGTGGAGAAGGTGCTCGACCGGGACAAGGCGACGACCTATCCGCGATGCACCGGCGGTCGGCGGGCAGCTCCGCCGGAGGACTGCGGCGGGATCTGGCGCTACAACGGCCTTGAGGAGATCCTGGCCGACCCAGAGCATCCGGAGCATGCCGACATGGTGGAGTGGCTCGGGTTGGACGATCCCGCCGACTTCGACCCGGCCCGGTTCAGCGCCGAGCAGGTGAACGAGGCGCTCGCAGTACTGCGCTGA
- a CDS encoding DUF397 domain-containing protein, whose translation MTPLDSAPDRDWFKSSRSANNANCVEVRFAADAVGVRDSKDRSGPALAFGAVAWTGFVTTLKAGPTLRT comes from the coding sequence GTGACCCCCCTCGACAGTGCTCCCGACCGGGACTGGTTCAAGTCCTCCCGCAGCGCTAACAACGCCAACTGCGTCGAGGTGCGGTTCGCCGCTGACGCTGTGGGCGTACGCGACTCCAAGGACCGCAGCGGCCCGGCGCTCGCCTTCGGCGCTGTCGCCTGGACGGGCTTCGTCACCACCCTCAAGGCTGGCCCGACCCTGCGTACCTGA
- a CDS encoding TetR/AcrR family transcriptional regulator: MAPATPHTSAPAPRRRGRPTVLDPEAVGATALQLWAERGYTATSWDDLAEATGVSVRTLMRHFPSKAALAWVGVPAATRRLTEAFASLPLDVPLPDALRTAVAAAVSDDPLVRSNGGRWMRLVSTEPELATASALAYQPWTDTLAREIARRRPGAPETIYQAVATVYREAAHSALRDWARDGARDSPAHAVDTVLRWLEIHITAPEDTQ, encoded by the coding sequence ATGGCTCCGGCGACTCCGCACACCTCCGCACCCGCGCCCCGCCGACGCGGTCGCCCCACCGTGCTCGACCCCGAAGCGGTCGGGGCCACGGCGCTACAGCTGTGGGCGGAGCGTGGCTACACCGCCACCAGTTGGGACGACCTCGCCGAAGCCACGGGGGTGAGCGTCCGCACCCTGATGCGGCACTTCCCGTCCAAGGCCGCCCTCGCATGGGTGGGGGTTCCGGCGGCAACCCGACGCCTGACCGAGGCGTTCGCCAGCCTGCCCCTCGACGTACCGTTGCCGGACGCCCTGCGTACCGCGGTGGCCGCCGCCGTCTCCGACGACCCGCTCGTACGCAGCAACGGTGGCCGCTGGATGCGGCTGGTCTCGACCGAACCCGAGCTGGCCACGGCCTCCGCGCTCGCATACCAGCCCTGGACCGACACCCTCGCCCGCGAGATCGCCCGCCGTCGGCCGGGCGCACCCGAGACGATCTACCAGGCGGTCGCCACCGTATACCGCGAGGCGGCCCACTCCGCGCTGCGCGACTGGGCCCGTGATGGCGCTCGCGACTCGCCCGCCCACGCCGTCGACACCGTGCTGCGCTGGCTCGAAATCCACATCACCGCACCAGAGGACACGCAGTGA
- a CDS encoding DNA-processing protein DprA, giving the protein METAMIERAALVALLRRPAAKWSDIALDIQESDSAIGVLDRTVGRPDTLFPDTHATHELVNAAVEEIAGWQSAGIGVHAFFDDTYPAQLLGVREMPPLLFTRGDLRIHDHAVAVVGSRNATDDGLRIARAVATSLAGRGVTVVSGLAKGIDTAAHTAALEAGGRTVAVIGTGIRRYYPPTNRQLQDHIADVGLVISQFWPDAPPTKQSFPMRNAVMSGYAVATVVVEAGETSGARTQARLALQHGRPVVLTSQVMRCDWAKKFAENPGVYVVHGTAALLDAIDDIVNHLPTEAGLENFPDLALR; this is encoded by the coding sequence ATGGAGACGGCGATGATCGAGCGGGCGGCCCTCGTCGCCCTGCTACGCCGCCCCGCTGCCAAGTGGTCGGACATCGCTCTCGACATCCAGGAGAGCGACAGCGCAATCGGAGTCCTCGACCGAACCGTCGGCCGACCGGACACCCTGTTCCCGGACACTCATGCCACCCACGAGCTCGTCAACGCTGCGGTCGAAGAGATCGCCGGTTGGCAAAGTGCGGGGATCGGCGTTCACGCCTTCTTTGACGACACCTACCCCGCGCAGCTTCTCGGCGTCAGGGAAATGCCGCCACTGCTGTTCACCCGTGGCGACCTGCGTATTCATGATCATGCCGTGGCCGTCGTGGGCAGCCGAAACGCCACCGATGACGGGTTGCGTATCGCACGTGCGGTCGCCACCTCCCTGGCTGGACGCGGCGTGACGGTGGTCAGCGGGCTCGCCAAGGGTATCGACACCGCCGCTCACACCGCCGCGCTAGAGGCCGGCGGACGCACCGTGGCGGTCATCGGCACCGGCATCCGACGCTACTATCCGCCAACCAACCGGCAACTCCAAGACCACATCGCCGATGTCGGACTCGTCATCAGCCAGTTCTGGCCCGACGCTCCGCCGACCAAGCAGAGCTTTCCCATGCGCAACGCGGTAATGAGCGGTTACGCGGTCGCGACCGTCGTCGTCGAAGCAGGGGAGACCAGCGGGGCGCGAACCCAGGCCCGACTCGCCCTCCAACACGGCCGTCCCGTCGTTCTCACCAGTCAAGTCATGCGATGTGACTGGGCCAAGAAGTTCGCCGAAAACCCGGGCGTCTACGTCGTACATGGCACGGCAGCGCTACTGGACGCCATTGACGACATCGTCAACCACCTGCCCACCGAAGCTGGCCTGGAGAACTTCCCTGACCTCGCCCTCCGCTGA